One genomic window of Cellulophaga sp. Hel_I_12 includes the following:
- a CDS encoding pitrilysin family protein yields MTKKSFKHVFLIALAAGLSFTSCKTEKEASPESALLAVEFEKYELENGLDVILHQDKSDPIVSVAIQYGVGSNREKTGRTGFAHLFEHMLFQESENVPQDQFFKKIQDAGGTLNGGTWKDGTIYYEVVPKNAMETVLWLESDRMGYLINTVTQAAFTNQQEVVQNEKRQRVDNNPYGHESWVIDKNIYPEGHPYNWQVIGELVDLQNATVDDVKEFYDKFYGPNNATLVLAGDFEKEDAKALIEKYFGEIKRRQEVAPIEPKAVTIAETVRLYHEDNFANTAQLNMVWPTTYQYTDDAYALDFLAELLSSGKKAPIYKVLEKEKELTSSSYAYNNSQELAGEFYITVTANSGKSLNDIEKGIFEAFAMFEKEGVTDRDIERIKAGLETDFYNGISSVLGKSFQLAQYNTFTGDPGFIEKDIANIKKVTKEDIMRVYNKYLKDKPYVITSFVPKGQMELIAENSKKAPVVEEEIKENVAAVIEESNEEIVKTPSLIDRSIEPAQGESPSLNIPTSWSSTLTNGMKVYGIEQNEIPTVNFSIRMDGGHLLDTMDKNGVANLITDMMMEGTANKTPEQLEEEIELLGASINMYTSREAIVVSGNTLVRNFDKTMELVKEILLEPRWDAEEFAMKKTSTINDIKRSDANPNAVANRVYNKLLYGDNHIFAYPTSGTVASVEAITMEDLKAFYAKNFSPSISTIHVVGKIDKAKTLKTLKGLETEWAAKEVTIPEYPIANNRDKASLYFVDIPEAKQSVITIGNIGLARNDKDFFPAEVMNYKLGGSFSGNINLILREEKGYTYGANSRFSGSKIPGTFTASSSVRTNTTGESVSIFKDEIKKYKEGISQEDLDFTKNALIKSNARRFETQGSLLGMLQEMSEYGLDPNYIEKEEEIIRNMSLEQHKALANKLLDESKMAYLVVGDAATQYAQFKLMGFDEVLLINKEGEEAKMDGVKN; encoded by the coding sequence ATGACAAAAAAATCCTTTAAACATGTATTTTTAATAGCACTAGCTGCCGGATTAAGTTTTACATCTTGTAAAACAGAAAAAGAAGCAAGCCCTGAGAGTGCTTTATTAGCTGTAGAATTTGAAAAATATGAACTTGAAAACGGTCTCGATGTAATCTTACATCAAGATAAAAGCGATCCGATTGTATCTGTAGCGATTCAGTATGGGGTAGGTTCGAATCGAGAAAAAACAGGAAGAACTGGTTTTGCTCACTTATTTGAACATATGCTTTTTCAGGAATCTGAAAATGTTCCTCAAGACCAGTTTTTTAAAAAAATCCAAGATGCAGGTGGAACTTTAAACGGTGGTACCTGGAAAGATGGAACCATTTATTATGAGGTGGTGCCTAAAAATGCTATGGAAACGGTGCTTTGGTTAGAAAGTGACCGTATGGGCTACTTGATTAATACCGTTACCCAAGCAGCCTTTACCAATCAACAGGAAGTGGTGCAAAATGAAAAAAGGCAACGTGTAGACAATAACCCTTATGGTCATGAAAGTTGGGTCATCGATAAAAATATATATCCTGAAGGCCACCCATACAACTGGCAAGTAATTGGTGAATTGGTCGATTTACAAAACGCCACTGTCGATGATGTAAAAGAATTTTATGATAAATTTTACGGTCCAAACAACGCTACTTTGGTACTAGCAGGCGATTTTGAAAAAGAAGATGCAAAAGCCTTGATTGAAAAATATTTTGGTGAAATTAAAAGAAGACAAGAAGTTGCTCCAATTGAACCAAAAGCAGTTACTATAGCTGAAACCGTTCGTTTATACCATGAAGATAATTTTGCAAATACGGCACAATTAAATATGGTTTGGCCTACGACTTATCAATACACGGATGATGCTTATGCCTTAGATTTTTTAGCGGAGCTATTGTCAAGTGGAAAAAAAGCACCTATTTATAAAGTGTTAGAAAAAGAGAAGGAGCTAACTTCAAGTTCTTATGCCTATAATAATTCACAAGAACTAGCAGGCGAGTTTTATATTACCGTAACGGCTAATTCTGGAAAAAGTTTGAATGATATTGAAAAAGGTATTTTTGAAGCTTTCGCTATGTTCGAAAAAGAGGGTGTTACAGATCGTGATATCGAGCGTATTAAAGCTGGCTTAGAAACCGATTTTTATAACGGAATTAGTAGTGTGTTAGGAAAGTCTTTCCAATTAGCACAGTACAATACTTTTACGGGAGATCCGGGTTTTATTGAGAAAGATATCGCTAACATTAAAAAGGTTACTAAAGAAGATATCATGAGGGTGTATAACAAATACCTTAAAGATAAGCCCTACGTAATTACTAGTTTTGTACCGAAAGGTCAGATGGAATTGATCGCTGAAAACTCCAAGAAAGCACCTGTGGTAGAAGAAGAAATTAAAGAAAATGTAGCAGCTGTTATCGAAGAAAGCAATGAAGAAATTGTAAAAACGCCTTCTTTAATTGATCGTTCTATAGAGCCTGCACAGGGTGAATCACCAAGTTTAAATATACCTACGAGTTGGTCATCTACTTTAACGAATGGTATGAAAGTTTATGGAATAGAACAAAACGAAATTCCTACGGTAAACTTTAGTATTCGTATGGATGGAGGTCACCTGTTAGATACTATGGATAAAAATGGCGTAGCAAATTTAATTACCGACATGATGATGGAAGGTACCGCCAATAAAACTCCAGAGCAATTAGAAGAAGAAATAGAGTTATTAGGCGCTAGTATAAATATGTACACCAGCAGAGAGGCTATTGTTGTAAGTGGTAATACATTGGTGCGTAATTTTGATAAAACGATGGAATTAGTAAAAGAAATTTTATTAGAACCACGTTGGGACGCAGAAGAGTTTGCTATGAAAAAAACAAGCACGATCAACGATATAAAACGCTCTGATGCGAACCCAAATGCAGTGGCTAACAGGGTATATAATAAATTGCTATATGGGGACAATCATATTTTTGCCTATCCTACGAGTGGAACAGTTGCTTCTGTTGAAGCAATTACCATGGAAGATTTAAAAGCGTTTTATGCTAAAAATTTCTCACCTTCTATTAGCACCATTCACGTAGTAGGTAAAATTGATAAAGCCAAAACTTTAAAAACCTTAAAAGGATTAGAAACGGAATGGGCGGCAAAAGAAGTAACTATTCCAGAATACCCTATTGCTAATAACCGTGATAAGGCTTCTTTGTATTTTGTAGATATACCAGAAGCAAAACAATCAGTTATTACTATTGGTAACATTGGTTTGGCGCGTAATGACAAAGACTTTTTTCCAGCCGAGGTTATGAACTACAAGTTAGGTGGTTCTTTTTCAGGGAATATAAACTTAATTTTAAGAGAGGAAAAAGGATATACCTATGGAGCAAATTCAAGGTTTAGCGGTAGTAAAATACCAGGAACCTTTACCGCTTCGTCAAGTGTTAGAACCAATACTACAGGAGAATCAGTTAGTATTTTCAAAGATGAAATTAAAAAGTATAAAGAGGGTATCTCTCAAGAAGATTTAGATTTTACGAAGAATGCATTAATAAAGTCTAATGCACGTCGTTTTGAAACACAAGGCTCTTTATTAGGTATGCTTCAAGAAATGAGTGAATATGGTTTGGATCCTAATTATATAGAAAAGGAAGAGGAAATCATCAGAAACATGAGCTTGGAGCAACATAAGGCTTTAGCTAACAAATTATTAGATGAATCAAAGATGGCTTATTTAGTAGTAGGTGATGCAGCAACGCAATATGCTCAATTTAAGCTTATGGGCTTTGATGAGGTATTATTAATTAATAAAGAAGGAGAAGAAGCAAAAATGGATGGGGTAAAAAACTAA
- the rlmF gene encoding 23S rRNA (adenine(1618)-N(6))-methyltransferase RlmF: protein MSKEKKQQEKKKLHTRNKNRDRYDLPALVTATPELAQYVKPNLHGEDTVDFSNASAVKLLNKALLSHYYGIKNWDFPDENLCPPIPGRADYIHYVADLLAESNFGVIPKGDKIRCLDIGVGANCIYPIIGVTTYDWNFIGSDIDPKSIASAQHIVASNAALKDKIDCRLQENRKDVLYGILDKEDKIDVSLCNPPFHASVEEAEKGALRKIKNLSGKNEKQPDLNFAGISTELICEGGELKFITNMIRESKNFGKNCFWFTSLVSKKSNLTGIYKALEKADANQVKTIPIGTGNKSSRIVAWTFLTKEEQKAWRTTRWKL, encoded by the coding sequence ATGTCCAAAGAAAAAAAGCAACAAGAAAAGAAAAAACTACATACCAGAAACAAAAATCGCGATAGGTATGATTTACCAGCTTTAGTCACTGCAACTCCTGAGTTGGCACAGTATGTAAAGCCTAATTTGCATGGCGAAGATACCGTTGATTTTTCGAATGCTAGTGCTGTAAAACTTCTTAACAAGGCCTTATTAAGTCACTATTACGGGATAAAGAATTGGGATTTTCCTGATGAAAATTTATGTCCGCCTATTCCAGGGAGAGCAGATTATATACATTATGTCGCTGATTTGTTAGCGGAAAGCAATTTTGGTGTGATTCCAAAAGGGGATAAGATTAGGTGTTTAGATATTGGTGTTGGCGCTAATTGCATTTATCCTATTATAGGCGTTACCACATACGATTGGAACTTTATTGGCTCAGATATTGATCCAAAATCTATTGCATCAGCACAGCATATTGTAGCGAGTAATGCAGCACTTAAGGATAAAATTGATTGTAGGTTACAGGAAAATCGAAAAGATGTTTTATATGGTATCCTAGATAAGGAAGATAAAATTGATGTAAGCTTGTGCAACCCACCTTTTCATGCATCAGTGGAGGAGGCTGAAAAGGGAGCACTCCGAAAAATCAAGAATTTGTCTGGGAAAAATGAAAAACAGCCTGATCTTAATTTTGCAGGAATTAGTACGGAGCTTATTTGTGAGGGTGGTGAACTTAAGTTTATTACCAATATGATTAGAGAAAGTAAAAATTTTGGCAAAAACTGCTTTTGGTTTACAAGCTTAGTCTCTAAAAAATCTAATCTGACAGGAATTTATAAAGCCTTAGAAAAAGCGGATGCCAATCAGGTAAAAACGATTCCCATAGGTACCGGTAATAAATCGAGTAGAATTGTGGCTTGGACGTTCTTAACCAAAGAAGAACAGAAAGCGTGGAGAACAACGAGGTGGAAACTATAA